The following proteins are co-located in the Thermoanaerobaculia bacterium genome:
- a CDS encoding sensor domain-containing diguanylate cyclase codes for MSEVFSLDPHALEQFLERRRASLPNFEPEMSLADNLVEVLRKANEFVPSQAGSILLDNPRLKQVDRSRNRLTFLAAFGDKAQLLVGQTLPADQGIAGHVYLSGKAYSSRDVASDRFFDASIDAETQYRTQSLVAIPIRIGTDVCGVLELINRRGADSYTEQERDLLEIFADYISISIQNVLDGRLAQEAAKRDNLTGLFNDRYLHSALEQTLVRCRTEELDLALLFLDLDYFKLVNDRHGHLAGSQVLRETGQLLRRSVGLARALVARYGGDEFVVVLPDVPAVEAMAIAERLRADIEQAVFCNAPGEIQPEPLFLSGIGCSIGVATLSRHVPREQSLAIAKSQLLRLADSAMYRAKESGRNRVMLADTEADLNSGLARTAAR; via the coding sequence ATGAGCGAAGTCTTCAGCCTCGACCCCCACGCACTCGAGCAATTCCTCGAGCGTCGACGTGCGTCCCTGCCGAATTTCGAGCCCGAGATGAGCCTCGCGGACAATCTCGTCGAGGTGCTGCGCAAGGCGAACGAGTTCGTACCCTCGCAGGCCGGGTCGATCCTGCTCGACAACCCGCGCCTGAAGCAGGTCGATCGCAGCCGCAACCGGCTCACCTTCCTCGCTGCCTTCGGCGACAAGGCGCAGCTTCTGGTCGGCCAGACACTGCCGGCCGACCAGGGTATCGCCGGACATGTCTACCTGTCGGGCAAGGCCTATTCGTCGAGGGATGTCGCTTCGGACCGCTTCTTCGACGCCTCGATCGACGCTGAGACCCAGTACCGGACCCAGTCGCTGGTCGCCATCCCGATCCGTATCGGAACCGACGTCTGCGGAGTCCTCGAGTTGATCAACCGCCGGGGTGCCGACTCCTACACCGAGCAGGAACGCGACCTGCTCGAGATCTTCGCTGACTACATCTCGATCTCGATCCAGAACGTCCTCGACGGCAGGCTGGCCCAGGAGGCCGCAAAGCGCGACAACCTCACCGGGCTCTTCAACGACCGCTACCTCCACTCGGCGCTCGAGCAGACCCTCGTGCGCTGCCGCACCGAGGAGCTCGACCTGGCGCTGCTCTTTCTCGATCTCGACTACTTCAAGCTGGTCAACGACCGGCACGGGCACCTCGCCGGCTCGCAGGTTCTGCGCGAAACCGGGCAGCTTCTGCGGCGGTCGGTCGGCCTGGCCCGCGCACTGGTGGCGCGCTACGGCGGCGACGAGTTCGTGGTCGTCCTGCCGGATGTTCCGGCAGTGGAGGCGATGGCGATCGCCGAGCGCCTGCGCGCCGACATCGAGCAGGCGGTCTTCTGCAACGCTCCGGGCGAGATTCAGCCCGAACCTCTCTTTCTCTCCGGAATCGGCTGCTCGATCGGGGTGGCGACGCTGTCGCGACACGTCCCGAGAGAACAGAGCCTCGCGATCGCCAAGAGCCAGTTGCTGCGCCTCGCCGATTCGGCGATGTACCGAGCCAAGGAGTCGGGCCGGAACCGTGTGATGCTCGCCGACACCGAAGCCGACCTGAACTCCGGCCTGGCGCGCACCGCGGCGCGTTGA
- the lat gene encoding L-lysine 6-transaminase produces MTIPVHNSVRFTPQEVREVLSRHILVDGYHMVQDIEKSHGVFLHDAVRGRDVLDFFGHFSTSPLGFNHPKLATREFAQRILPAALNKPANSDIYTTFMAEFVETFARTVPEAFRRHLFFIEGGALAVENALKVAFDWKVRKNLAAGRGELGSQILHFRQAFHGRSGYTLSLTNTADPRKTQYFPKFPWPRVVNPMLRFPLTPEGLETTMALERQAVTEIETAVAKHGHDIAALIVEPIQGEGGDNHFRAEFLKRLRELADEHEFLLIFDEVQTGFGTTGKWWSFEHFGVEPDLFSFAKKTQICGLAAGPRIDEVDSVFKISSRINSTWGGNLVDMVRSQRIIEVIEEDALLANVTEVGAHLLEGIVELERLFPGKVTNGRGRGFFLAFDLPDTDTRNRTLTALNDSDVLGLASGDRAIRMRPPLVLTRGEADLGLRRIERALATILG; encoded by the coding sequence ATGACGATCCCCGTCCACAACTCCGTTCGCTTCACCCCGCAAGAGGTGCGAGAGGTTCTTTCGCGGCACATCCTCGTCGACGGCTATCACATGGTTCAGGACATCGAGAAGAGCCATGGCGTGTTCCTCCACGACGCCGTCCGCGGCCGCGACGTGCTCGACTTCTTCGGCCATTTCTCGACCTCGCCCCTCGGTTTCAATCATCCCAAGCTCGCCACCCGCGAGTTCGCCCAGCGGATCCTGCCGGCGGCCCTGAACAAGCCTGCGAACTCCGATATCTACACCACGTTCATGGCCGAGTTCGTCGAGACGTTCGCGCGCACGGTACCGGAGGCTTTTCGCCGGCACCTCTTCTTCATCGAAGGCGGAGCGCTGGCTGTAGAGAACGCGCTCAAGGTCGCCTTCGATTGGAAGGTGCGCAAGAATCTGGCCGCGGGCAGGGGCGAGCTCGGGTCACAGATCCTGCACTTCCGCCAGGCGTTTCATGGCCGCAGTGGCTACACTCTCTCGCTCACCAACACCGCCGATCCGCGCAAGACCCAGTACTTCCCCAAGTTCCCCTGGCCGCGGGTCGTCAATCCGATGCTGCGCTTCCCGCTGACACCGGAGGGGCTCGAGACGACGATGGCACTCGAGCGCCAGGCCGTGACCGAGATCGAGACCGCGGTGGCGAAGCACGGCCACGACATTGCCGCCCTCATCGTCGAGCCGATCCAGGGCGAAGGTGGCGACAACCACTTCCGCGCCGAGTTCCTGAAGAGGCTGCGCGAGCTCGCCGACGAGCACGAGTTTCTGCTGATTTTCGACGAGGTCCAGACCGGCTTCGGCACGACGGGGAAGTGGTGGTCGTTCGAGCATTTCGGCGTCGAGCCGGACCTCTTCTCGTTCGCCAAGAAGACCCAGATCTGCGGCCTCGCCGCCGGTCCGAGGATCGACGAAGTCGACTCGGTGTTCAAGATCTCGTCGCGCATCAACTCGACCTGGGGCGGCAACCTCGTGGACATGGTGCGCAGCCAGCGGATCATCGAAGTCATCGAGGAGGATGCGCTGCTCGCGAACGTCACCGAGGTCGGAGCCCACCTCCTCGAAGGCATCGTCGAGCTCGAGCGCCTCTTCCCGGGCAAGGTCACCAACGGACGCGGCCGGGGCTTCTTCCTCGCTTTCGATCTGCCGGACACCGACACCCGGAACCGCACGCTCACCGCTCTCAACGACAGCGACGTGCTGGGCCTCGCCTCCGGCGACCGCGCCATCCGCATGCGCCCACCGCTCGTGCTCACCCGCGGCGAGGCCGACCTCGGCCTGCGCCGCATCGAGCGCGCCCTGGCGACCATCCTCGGCTGA
- a CDS encoding VWA domain-containing protein has translation MNFADPRLLWLALAAPLAAAAAFWLHRRRATAEAAWASRAIEPRLRSGNRPRAAAWAAILLGFATLCLAIALARPRWGESIEKVEHRGVDIVFLLDTSASMATYDVLPSRIWLAQSLVRRMAQELPGNRVALVQAEGVGVVMAPLTVDVAVLDLLLDAVEPGSLPLPGTQFAPALSRAIDLFPAGHDKQRVLILLSDGEDHDEELSPVIDRLVEAGIVVHTVGVGTKQGAPVPVAGAEGEFKRTSTGEIVISRLQPAVLERLAKATGGIYLEATNAGVDPRPLVERVSAMQKRGISSSTVATLEERFQWPLAAAGVALALWLTLSPYVRWPRRAAREEAP, from the coding sequence ATGAACTTCGCCGATCCCCGCCTGCTCTGGCTCGCGCTCGCGGCGCCGCTCGCCGCGGCGGCCGCATTCTGGCTGCACCGCCGCCGCGCCACCGCCGAAGCCGCCTGGGCCTCGCGTGCCATCGAGCCCCGGCTGCGCTCCGGCAACCGGCCGCGCGCCGCGGCGTGGGCGGCGATCCTGCTCGGTTTCGCGACCCTGTGTCTCGCGATCGCGCTCGCGCGCCCGCGGTGGGGCGAATCGATCGAGAAGGTCGAGCATCGCGGCGTCGACATCGTCTTCCTGCTCGACACGTCCGCCTCGATGGCGACCTACGACGTTCTGCCGTCGCGGATCTGGCTGGCGCAGTCGTTGGTGCGCCGCATGGCGCAGGAGCTGCCCGGAAACCGGGTGGCGCTGGTCCAGGCGGAGGGCGTGGGCGTGGTCATGGCGCCGCTCACCGTCGACGTCGCCGTGCTCGATCTGCTTCTCGACGCCGTCGAGCCGGGCTCCCTGCCGCTTCCCGGCACGCAGTTCGCTCCCGCGCTGTCGCGCGCGATCGACCTCTTCCCGGCCGGGCACGACAAGCAGCGCGTCCTGATCCTGCTTTCCGACGGTGAGGACCACGACGAGGAGCTGTCACCGGTGATCGATCGCCTGGTCGAAGCCGGAATCGTCGTGCACACGGTCGGAGTCGGCACGAAGCAGGGCGCGCCCGTTCCGGTCGCCGGTGCCGAGGGCGAGTTCAAGCGCACCAGCACCGGTGAGATCGTGATCAGCCGCCTGCAGCCGGCCGTGCTGGAACGGCTCGCCAAGGCCACCGGCGGGATCTACCTCGAAGCGACGAACGCCGGTGTCGATCCGCGGCCGCTCGTCGAGCGAGTCTCGGCCATGCAGAAGCGCGGCATCTCGAGCTCGACGGTGGCGACCCTGGAGGAGCGATTCCAGTGGCCGCTCGCCGCTGCCGGCGTGGCGCTCGCCCTCTGGCTCACGCTTTCGCCCTATGTCCGCTGGCCACGCCGCGCGGCGCGCGAGGAGGCACCCTGA
- a CDS encoding protein BatD, whose translation MSRLAGATCLAALLLAPPAPGAAAEPPASATAVLEPAVIGVGELASFTITVTSGGFGGIDAQPAFELDNLEVAGGPSQSHSQSWVNGKTSSKLQLTWRLRPKGVGPARVRSIALTVAGQALRLSDKEIEVRQEPPPRPQPAPGQPGAPGARSFDPFEDLFGRAGAGRRRNPSAAEIARPKVYLRAELQPAAVYAGQQMTYTLWLYTQTDVGAYQPTRLPAFKGFWVREIPQPAELKPDWLEPNGERIARFAILRRALFPLQAGRFSIEAAEVDLVARMAEIGPFGTPFGRSETLHLKTEPIALEVLALPPSPPGFTGAVGDLTVSARLDRSTIAVGEAATLTIRSTGNGNLQSLRAPQLPIPDGIRTFPPRQESAERLTDGSLVSSQEWSYVLVAERPGSFEVPALALPYFDPAKREFRQASTRPLRLAVTGDSATAAAPPPAAPPEPSPAAATEPAPAPRSGRIWLWAAGGGLLVAGLLGGAALGRTHRTSRSRGTGRPLASALRAIEASATKATPRETAAEIEEALRAHLEARFEIAPGTPVSHWHALLTAARVDPATATEVAELTRELHYLRYAPELAAADELRSDALSRARRLARALR comes from the coding sequence GTGAGCCGGCTCGCTGGCGCCACCTGCCTCGCGGCGCTGCTCCTCGCGCCGCCGGCTCCCGGCGCCGCCGCCGAGCCACCGGCGTCCGCCACGGCGGTCCTCGAGCCCGCGGTCATCGGGGTCGGCGAGCTCGCGAGCTTCACCATCACGGTGACCTCCGGCGGCTTCGGCGGAATCGACGCCCAGCCGGCGTTCGAGCTCGACAACCTGGAGGTCGCCGGTGGGCCGTCGCAGTCGCACAGCCAGAGCTGGGTGAACGGCAAGACCTCGAGCAAGCTGCAGCTCACCTGGCGCCTGCGCCCCAAGGGCGTCGGGCCGGCGCGCGTGCGGTCGATCGCGCTCACCGTGGCGGGCCAGGCGCTGCGGCTCTCGGACAAGGAGATCGAGGTCCGGCAGGAGCCGCCGCCCCGCCCGCAGCCCGCGCCCGGCCAGCCGGGAGCGCCGGGCGCCCGATCGTTCGACCCATTCGAAGATCTGTTCGGGCGTGCCGGTGCCGGCCGGCGGCGGAATCCGTCGGCGGCCGAGATCGCGCGGCCCAAGGTCTATCTGCGTGCCGAGCTCCAGCCCGCCGCGGTCTACGCCGGCCAGCAGATGACCTACACGCTCTGGCTCTACACGCAGACGGATGTCGGCGCCTACCAGCCGACTCGCCTGCCTGCCTTCAAGGGGTTCTGGGTGCGGGAGATCCCGCAACCGGCAGAGCTCAAGCCGGACTGGCTCGAGCCGAACGGCGAACGCATCGCCCGCTTCGCCATTTTGCGCCGTGCCCTCTTTCCGCTGCAGGCCGGGCGGTTCTCGATCGAAGCCGCAGAGGTCGATCTCGTCGCGCGGATGGCGGAGATCGGCCCGTTCGGAACCCCCTTCGGCCGGTCGGAAACACTGCACCTCAAGACCGAGCCGATCGCGCTCGAAGTCCTCGCCCTGCCCCCCTCGCCGCCCGGCTTCACCGGCGCCGTGGGCGACCTCACCGTCTCGGCCCGTCTCGACCGCTCGACGATCGCCGTCGGCGAGGCCGCCACACTCACCATTCGCTCCACCGGAAACGGCAATCTGCAGAGCCTGCGCGCGCCGCAGCTGCCGATCCCGGACGGCATCCGGACCTTTCCTCCGCGTCAGGAGAGCGCCGAGCGGCTCACCGACGGGAGTCTCGTCTCGTCCCAGGAATGGAGCTACGTACTCGTCGCCGAACGGCCCGGGAGCTTCGAAGTACCGGCGCTCGCGTTGCCCTACTTCGACCCGGCGAAGAGGGAGTTTCGCCAGGCCTCGACCCGCCCGCTGAGACTCGCCGTCACAGGAGATTCGGCGACGGCCGCGGCGCCCCCGCCCGCCGCCCCCCCAGAGCCGTCACCCGCCGCGGCCACGGAGCCCGCCCCGGCCCCGCGCTCCGGCAGGATCTGGCTCTGGGCTGCGGGCGGGGGTCTTCTCGTCGCCGGCCTGCTGGGCGGGGCCGCCCTGGGGCGCACTCACCGGACGTCACGCTCGCGCGGCACCGGCAGGCCGCTCGCCTCTGCCCTGCGGGCGATCGAGGCCTCGGCCACGAAGGCAACGCCGCGCGAGACCGCAGCGGAGATCGAAGAGGCGCTGCGCGCCCACCTGGAGGCGCGCTTCGAGATCGCGCCCGGCACGCCGGTCTCGCATTGGCATGCGCTACTGACCGCCGCGAGGGTTGATCCGGCGACGGCAACGGAGGTCGCCGAGCTCACCCGGGAGCTCCACTATCTGCGTTATGCCCCCGAGCTGGCCGCCGCCGACGAGCTTCGTTCCGATGCCCTGTCGCGGGCGCGGCGCCTTGCTCGGGCCCTGCGCTAG